GAAGCTCCCGAGCTGAGTCGCGTGCGGCATCAATCGATACGGAAGGTCCCCGCCGGGCCCGAAACGATGAATCCACCTGTAGGTACAGCAGCGCCGTGATCGGCTTCGCTACTCGGGCGAAGGTCGATGCCGATGTCTCGCACCGCACCCGTTCGCAGGTCCATCAACACGACGAACCCAGCACGCACGACGAGCAGCGTCTCTCGCTGAGCGGCGAGGACCATGTCGCCGGGCAGGAGCTGAGCCGCCTGTTTTGTACGAATGGCGGTGACAGCGTCGAACGTGGACAGCGATCCCGAGTCTGGGTCTCGGACCAGCAAAGTGTGCGGTCCAAACCACAGCGGATCGAGCCCGCTCCTGAATGGGAATGGATTGCCGTCCTCCACGATCGAACCGAGGGAGTAGTCCCACGGCATGACGCGGTCGTTCGCGACGATATGCGTGCGTGCATCACGGATCCCGGTCGCGAAGATCGCGGTCCCGTCGGGTGACGTGCTTGCCGAGGAAAGGCGGGCGTAGTCCGGCGACGACGCGAGGCGTACCGCGGTGCCGCCGGCAAGCGGTATGCGCATGACGTCCGCTCCGTCGCGATAGACCACGCGGTCGGCCGAATCGAGGCCGAGCAAGAACACAGGTGTTGGCTCCGACGTCACCGAGGAAGTGACGAGCGTTCGAGTGCCGTTGCCGTCACGGCGTGCGACGCGGATCTCCCGCTGCACGATCGCGACGCAGCATCCTTCCTGCTGTTGCGCGACGATCAGCGTTCCGTCACGGGAGAGCGTCTGTCGCGAAAGCTGGAGCTCGGTCGACGTGACGCGGCCGTTCAGCTCGAGGATCGCGAGCGGTGGCGCACGTTGCGGTACCTCGAGGGCGACGAACAGGCCACTCGAGTCGGGAAGCCACGCCCAGAATCTGCCGGCGTCGAATTCGCGCACCGGAATGCCGTCGATCGTGAAGAGCTGCAACGGCGAACCGTTCCGCTGCCCTTGCGCGACGAACCATCGCCCATCGGGCGACGACGCGGCGCCGCCCGGAACGGGCAAGACCCGATAGGCCGCTCGCGGGGAGGAGGCCGCAGGTGAGCTGCTCGCGGCGACGCTCGCGGTCGGTGGGAACGACGTGTTGGGAGACCCGGTCGTGCTCGAGACCGGCGGCGCGACGCAGGCGGCCGACGAGAGCGTCACGAGAGCTACGACGACGCTCTTCACCTGGACGTGCACGTCCGGCCTAACGGCCGACGTTCACCTGGAGCACGGCGTAGCCGCTCGCGCCGTTGGGGAACGGCTCGCGGCTCACTGGCGTCTCGGTGTCGCCACGACCGTCGGTCGCGCGCGCCTGCACCGTGTTCGTCCCGACGTTGGCCGGGGTCCACTGCGCTGACCAGCGCCGCCAGGTGAGCGGACCTTCCGCCGCCTCCAGCTTCGCGGCCTGCCACGTCTTCGCGCCGTCGAAGGAGACCTCCACCTTGCTGATGCCGCGCGCGCCCGCGAAGGCGATGCCCGCGAGGGTGATCTCGCCGCCGTTCCACTTCAGCGTGCGCGCCGGAACGTCGATGCGCGTCCCGGTGTTGACGATCGCGCTGTCGGACCAGCCACCCTCCTGCCAGTGGCCGAGCTTGTCGAAGGTCACGACCTCGATCGAGCGAAGCCACTTCACGTTCTTCATCCCGTAGATGTTGGGCACGAGGGTGCGCACGGGGTAGCCGTGGTCCTGCGGCAGCGTTCTTCCGTTCATCAGGTAGACGAGCAGGGTCTCCGGCTCCATCGCCTTCGCGATGGGGAAGGAGTCGACGTAGCCGTCGACCGAGGTGAGCACCACGTCGAAGGCCTTCGCCGTCGGCTTCGCGCGCTGCAGGAGATCGCGCATGCGCACACCGGTCCAGACAGCGGTGGAGATGAGCTCGCCGCCTGTCGGGTTGCTGATGCACTCGAGGGTGTGCACTTGCTCGATCGCGTCGAGGTCGAGCAGCTCGTCATAGGTGAGAGAGAACGGCGCTTCGACCGCGCCGGTGATGTCGAGCTTCCAGGTGGCGATGTCGACGCGCGGCTTCACGAGCGTGGTGTCGACGGTGTAGTGATCCTCGTTCGCCGTGATGCGCGGCGTGATCCCGGGGAGCGAGTCGATCGCGGGGTCGGGTGCGGTGAGGGTCACGGCCTGGATGAGATGCCGCGCCATGGACGGAAGGTTTCCCAGCCGCGCGCCGGCGACCGGCAGCGCGCGCGAGAGCGGCAGCCCGCCGAGCGCTGCGACGGCTGCGACCGCCGCACCTCCGAGGAGGACGCGGCGGCGTGACTGCATGGGTTCCGCGTCACGCGCCACTGCGGCGGGTGCGAGGTACATCAGCGCGAGCGCGTTCGTTGCGAGGCCGACCGCGGAGTCGACGACGCTCGTGCCGAGGTCGATCTTCTCGGCGGCGAAGAGCTGCCCGAGGATCACGGCGAGGACCCACGGCGCTGCGACCGCGCCCATCACGGCCGCGTCACCGCGCCGGGGCGAGATGGCGAACATCCCGGCGATGCCGCCCGCGATGAGGAACAGGGTGAGCACGCCGATGACGAGGAGCGCCTTCGCCCAGAAGTGGAGCAGCTCGATGAGTGGGATGGAGATCCAGGCGGGCAGCACGTCGATGATCGCCTGACCGAGCGCGAACGGCGTGAACGGCAGCCCGACGAGCGAGACGAGGAACGCGACGTCCAGCGCGAGGAACATCGCGAGCACGCCGACGAGGAGGCCGGTGCGCTCTCGCGGCGTGAGACGTCCCATATGTGGCACGATACGACTCGTTGCCAGACCTTCTTCCTCCGATGACCGCGGAGGATCTCTACGCCTTCCGTTTTCTCGCCGACGCACAGCTCTCGCCTGACGGCGAGCGCGTCTCCTTCGTCGTGCGCACCGTTGCTCCGGAACGCGATGGCTACCGCTCGGCGATCTGGCTCGTGCCGTTCGACGGCTCGCGGGAGGCCGTCCGCTTCACGTCGGGAGGCGGCCAGGATGCGCACCCGCGCTGGGCACCGGACGGCCGGACGCTCGCGTTCCTGTCGGACCGCGGGGCGCCCGCGGGGGAGACGGCCGAGGGCAAGGGCAAGAAGGGGAAACCGAAGAACGTGTTCGTGCTCTCGCTCGACGGGGGCGAGGCAAGGCAGCTGACGACGTTCGACGACGACTGCGGTGACATCGTGTGGTCCCCCGACGGGCGCCGGATCGCGTTCACGTTGAAGGACGCCAGGACCGCGGACCCGGAGGACGACGGGCCGCGCGTCTACGAGCGCATGCGCTACAAGACCGATGAGGGATTCCTCTCCGATCAGCGCCGCAAGCACATCTGGCTCGTCGATGCGGCGGGCGGCGAACCTCGGCGTCTCACCGAGGGCGACTGGGACGACCAGCAGCTGGCGTGGTCGCCGGATGGTCGCGAGATCGCGTTCGTTTCGAACCGCAGCGCCGACCGGGAGCGCAACACCGTGGCAGATATCCACGTCGCCGCCGTCGTAGGCGGCGCGACGCGCCGCGTGACCAACGAAGTCGGTCAGTACGGCAATCCGTCGTGGTCGCCCGACGGCAAGACGATCGCGTGCTACGGCGTCGAGAAGGCGCTCGGCTCCGCGTCGAAGAACGTGCACCTCTGGCTCTGGCCGGCGGCCGGCGGCGGCAAGGGCGCCGACCTGCTCGCGAAGTGGGATCGCACCGTCGGTTCGGTCGTGATGAGCGACATGCGCGCACAGATCCCGACGCTGTCCCCAAGATGGAACGCCGACCGGACTCGCGTCATCTTCGTCGGCTCCGACCAGGGCACCGCGAACGTCTACAGCGTCCCCGTGGCGGGCGGCGAGGTGGTCGCGGAGACGCTCGGTGCGCATCAGGTCGTGAGCCTCTCGCTGGCGAACGACGCGCGTCGCTTCGCGTGCGTCTTCTCGCACGCGACATGCCCGGGCGACGTCGCGGCCGGCGAGCTCGGCAAGGGTCTTCGCTGCCTCACCGACCTGAACGGCGAGCTCATGAGGACGCGGCACATCACGCCGCCGGAGCGCGTCGAGTTCAAGGGCGCCGACGGCTGGATGGTCGAGGGCTGGCTCATGAAGCCGCGCGGTTTCGACGCGTCGAAGAAGTGGCCGCTCGTGCTCGAGGTCCACGGCGGACCGCACTCGACGTACGGCAATGGGTTCTTCCATGAGTTCCAGGTGCTCACCGGACGAGGCTATGGCGTCCTCTACACGAATCCGCGCGGCAGCCACGCCTACGGCGAGAAGTTCTCGAGCGCGTGCGTCGGCGATTGGGGCGGCAAGGACTACGAGGACCTCATGGCCGGCGTCGATCACGCGCTCTCGACAGGCTGGGTCGACGAGAAGCGCCTGTACGTGACCGGCGGAAGCTACGGCGGGTTCATGACGAACTGGATCATCGGCCACACCACCCGCTTCCGCGCTGCCGCGACGCAGCGAAGCATCAGCAACAACATCTCAGCCTTCGGCACGAGCGACATCGGCTGGCACTTCTGGGAGCACGAGATGGGGGAGGCCACCCCGTGGCACAACGCCGACAAGCTGATCGAGCGCTCACCGCTCACGTATGTGCCGAAGGTGAAGACACCGCTGCTGATCCTTCACGCCGAGCGCGATCTCCGCTGTCCCATCGAGCAGGCAGAGCAGTTCTTCATCGCGCT
This genomic interval from Candidatus Limnocylindria bacterium contains the following:
- a CDS encoding S9 family peptidase: MTAEDLYAFRFLADAQLSPDGERVSFVVRTVAPERDGYRSAIWLVPFDGSREAVRFTSGGGQDAHPRWAPDGRTLAFLSDRGAPAGETAEGKGKKGKPKNVFVLSLDGGEARQLTTFDDDCGDIVWSPDGRRIAFTLKDARTADPEDDGPRVYERMRYKTDEGFLSDQRRKHIWLVDAAGGEPRRLTEGDWDDQQLAWSPDGREIAFVSNRSADRERNTVADIHVAAVVGGATRRVTNEVGQYGNPSWSPDGKTIACYGVEKALGSASKNVHLWLWPAAGGGKGADLLAKWDRTVGSVVMSDMRAQIPTLSPRWNADRTRVIFVGSDQGTANVYSVPVAGGEVVAETLGAHQVVSLSLANDARRFACVFSHATCPGDVAAGELGKGLRCLTDLNGELMRTRHITPPERVEFKGADGWMVEGWLMKPRGFDASKKWPLVLEVHGGPHSTYGNGFFHEFQVLTGRGYGVLYTNPRGSHAYGEKFSSACVGDWGGKDYEDLMAGVDHALSTGWVDEKRLYVTGGSYGGFMTNWIIGHTTRFRAAATQRSISNNISAFGTSDIGWHFWEHEMGEATPWHNADKLIERSPLTYVPKVKTPLLILHAERDLRCPIEQAEQFFIAL
- a CDS encoding molybdopterin-dependent oxidoreductase; the encoded protein is MGRLTPRERTGLLVGVLAMFLALDVAFLVSLVGLPFTPFALGQAIIDVLPAWISIPLIELLHFWAKALLVIGVLTLFLIAGGIAGMFAISPRRGDAAVMGAVAAPWVLAVILGQLFAAEKIDLGTSVVDSAVGLATNALALMYLAPAAVARDAEPMQSRRRVLLGGAAVAAVAALGGLPLSRALPVAGARLGNLPSMARHLIQAVTLTAPDPAIDSLPGITPRITANEDHYTVDTTLVKPRVDIATWKLDITGAVEAPFSLTYDELLDLDAIEQVHTLECISNPTGGELISTAVWTGVRMRDLLQRAKPTAKAFDVVLTSVDGYVDSFPIAKAMEPETLLVYLMNGRTLPQDHGYPVRTLVPNIYGMKNVKWLRSIEVVTFDKLGHWQEGGWSDSAIVNTGTRIDVPARTLKWNGGEITLAGIAFAGARGISKVEVSFDGAKTWQAAKLEAAEGPLTWRRWSAQWTPANVGTNTVQARATDGRGDTETPVSREPFPNGASGYAVLQVNVGR